DNA sequence from the Amycolatopsis sp. Hca4 genome:
GAGGCCTGGTACGGCTCGTTCTCGCCCAGCAGGTTCTGGGCCACGTGCGTTCCCTGGTCCTTCGCGTTCGCCCAGTGCTCCACTCGGACGCGCCTTCCGTAGCGCGGGTGGAAGTGGGATGCGATGTCGCCCACCGCGTACGTGTCCGGGGCCGATGTGCGCAGGCCCGCGTCCACCGCCACGCCTCCGTCGTCGGCCAGCTCCAATCCCGCCGCGTGGGCCAGCTCCACCCTCGGGGCCGCTCCGACCGCGATCAGGACCACGTCCGCCGGGATCTCCTCGCCGTTGGCCAGACGCACGCCGGTGACGCCTTCCGGGCCTCCCGTGATCTCCGCCACCTGCTCGCCCAAGCGGTAGTTCACCCCGTTCGACACGTGGAGGTCGCGGAACACGCCGCCGATCGTCTCGCCGACCACGTTCGCCAGTGGCACCGGGACCGGGTCGACGACCGTCACCTCCGCGTTGTGCGTTCGGGCCGCCGCGGCCGCTTCGGAGCCGATCCAGCCCGCCCCGACGATCACCACGCGCTCGGCCTCGGCGAACGCCGAGCGCAGCTTGAGCGAGTCGTCGAGGGTGCGCAGCGTGTACAGCCCCGGCAGGTCGCCTCCCGGTACCGGGAGGCGGCGCGGCTCGGAACCCGTGGCCAGGACCAGCCGGTCGTACGGGTACACGCCGTCGGCGTCGTCGAGGACCTGGCGTGCGCCGAGCTCGATGCGGGTTGCCGTGACGCCGGGGCGGAAGCTGATGTCCTTCTCGGCGTAGAACTTCTCTTCGTGCACCCAGTCCGGCTCGTCCGCGTTGCCCAGCAGCACGCCCTTCGAAAGCGGGGGCAGCTCGTACGGGCGGTGCGGATCCGAGCCCAGCAACACGATTTCACCGCTGTAACCGCGTTCGCGCACCGCGGCCGCCGCGGATGCTCCTCCGAGGCCCGCACCGACGATGACGATCCTGCGCGGTTCCGACATCCATACCTCCCAGAAAACGGCTGCTGATCCGGACGCTACTCCCGAACCGGCCGCGCCACGACCCGTGAACTACGCCGAAAACCCGGAAAGCGCAAGACAAAACCCGCGAGTAGGCAGATCGGGTGAACCGGCGTCATAGCGCCGCCGGCGTCCGCTCCCACCCTCGCACGGAGCACGACCACGACAAGGAAGCGAGGGCGGCGACCATGAGTCGGGGCGAGTGGTCGATCGGCTGCCGGGATCTGGCCGGCCGGCGCAGGGACGTGACGGTGTTCGTCAGCAACGACAAGGTGGTGCTGGTCGCGCCGCCGGGGGAGGCGGCGGTGCTCGGGCCGCTCGACGTCGGACGGCTGCGGGCCGCCCTGCGGGATGCGGTCGTGGCGACGGCCGACGAAGACCAAACCTGACAACTACCGTTCCTACTTCCGAGTAGGTTAGAGTCGGCCCCGACGAGAAGGGACCGGCCATGACGACCTACTTCGTGACGGGTGCGACGGGCTTCATCGGGAAACGCCTGGTCGCGCGGCTGCTGCAGCGGCCGGAGACGTCCGCGGTGTACGCGCTGGTGCGGGAGACCTCCCGCGGGCGGCTGGCCACCCTGGCCCGTGACTGGCCGGGCGCGGACAAGCTGCACCCGGTGCTCGGCGACCTCGCCGAACCGCGCCTCGGCGCCGACCCCGCCGGTCTCCCCCACCTCGACCACGTCGTCCACCTCGGCGCGATCTACGACCTCACCGCGGGCGAAGACGCCAACCGGCGCGCCAACGTCGAAGGCACCCGCCACCTGCTGGCCTTCGCCGCCGCGGCGCGGGCCGGGCTGGTGCACCACGTGTCGTCGATCGCCGTGGCGGGCGACCACGCCGGGCGGTTCACCGAGACCGACTTCGACCTCGGCCAGCGCTTCGGCTCGCCGTATCACGCGACGAAGTTCCAGGCCGAGGAGCTCGTCCGCGAGCAGGCCCTGCCCTTCCGCGTCTACCGGCCATCGGCCGTCGTCGGCGACTCGCGCACCGGCGAGATGGACAAGGTCGACGGGCCCTACTACTTCCTGCCCGCCATCTCGCGGCTGGCGGCGCTGCCCGGACGGCTCCCGCTGGCCGCGCCCGATCTCGGCGCGACGAACCTCGTCCCGGTCGACTACGTCGTCGAGGCGATGGAGTACCTGATGCACCGGGACGCGCCCTCGGGGACGACCTACCACCTCGCCGCCGCGCGCCCGCAGCCGCTCAACGCGGTCTACAACGCCTTCGCGCGCGCCGCGGGCGGGCCGGTGATCCGGGCCGTGCTGCCCGCCCGGCCGTCGGGGCGCTCCGCCGCGGTGGCGCCCGCATGGCGCACGCGGCCGCCGCCGGGATCGACCGCCTGCCCGGCGGCCGCGGTGCCCGCGCGGCCGTGCTCGAGGAACTCGGCGTGCCGCTGGCCGTGCTGCCGCACCTGACCATGGCCGTCGACTTCGACACCGCCCGCACCACGACGGCGTTGTTCGGCAGCGGCATCGAGCTCCCCGAGCTGCGCGACTACGCGGGGCCGCTCTACCGGTACTGGCAGGCCCACCTCGACCCCGACCGGGCGCGCCGCACCCACGGCCTGGCCGGGCGGACGGTGCTGATCACCGGCGCGTCGTCCGGGATCGGCCGGGCGTCGGCGCTCGCCGTGGCGCGCAAGGGCGCGAAGGTGATCCTCGTGGCCCGCCGTGCTTCGGAGCTCGAAGAGGTGCGGGCGGAGATCCTCGCGGCCGGCGGCACCGCCGCGGCGTACCCGTGCGACCTCACCGACGGCGACGCCGTCGACGCGCTGGTCAAGGACGTGCTCGGCGACCACGGCGCGGTGGACGTGCTGGTGAACAACGCCGGCCGGTCGATCCGGCGCTCGGTCGCGCTGTCCACCGAGCGCTTCCACGACTTCGAGCGCACGATGGCGATCAACTACTTCGGGCCGGTGCGGCTGATCCTCGGCTTCCTGCCGTCGATGGCCGAGCGGCGGTTCGGCCACGTCGTCAACGTGACGACCCAGGGCCTGCAGACCGACACCCCGCGCTTCTCGGCCTACCTGGCGTCGAAGGCGGCGCTGGAGGAGTTCGGGCTGACGGCCGGGCGCGAGACGCTCTCGGACGGCGTCACGTTCACCTCGGTGCGGATGCCGCTGGTCCGGACGCCGATGATCGCGCCGACCGGCTACCGCGGGATCCCGTCCAGCAGCCCGGAGCGCGCCGCGGCACTGGTGGTGAAGGCGTGCGAGGAGCGGCCGGAGATCCTCAGCCTGCCCGAAGGGCGGGCGGCCGAGCTGGCGACGCTCGCCGCGCCCCGGCTCGCGCGCTTCGCCGCGCACCTGGCCTACCGGGCGATGCCGGAATCCGCGCCCGAAGCACGCGGCCTGCCCCGCCGTTCCGCACCGGCCTCGGTCGCGGCGGCGGTGACCCGGCT
Encoded proteins:
- a CDS encoding NAD(P)/FAD-dependent oxidoreductase; translation: MSEPRRIVIVGAGLGGASAAAAVRERGYSGEIVLLGSDPHRPYELPPLSKGVLLGNADEPDWVHEEKFYAEKDISFRPGVTATRIELGARQVLDDADGVYPYDRLVLATGSEPRRLPVPGGDLPGLYTLRTLDDSLKLRSAFAEAERVVIVGAGWIGSEAAAAARTHNAEVTVVDPVPVPLANVVGETIGGVFRDLHVSNGVNYRLGEQVAEITGGPEGVTGVRLANGEEIPADVVLIAVGAAPRVELAHAAGLELADDGGVAVDAGLRTSAPDTYAVGDIASHFHPRYGRRVRVEHWANAKDQGTHVAQNLLGENEPYQASPYFFTDQYDLGCEYRGLANPAEDDLVVRGDLQAREFTAFWLHNGEVTAAMNVNMWDDGDALAALVDGSTKVTPEQLKTADLASLT